Proteins encoded in a region of the Bacillus sp. T3 genome:
- a CDS encoding SE1561 family protein: protein MGSKIQDKNQQVDFLKHRLNMFIDVLDAIDPEDADLEDIDRLISFIDELESKCREFNNRDLDEE, encoded by the coding sequence TTGGGTAGCAAAATCCAGGATAAAAACCAACAGGTTGATTTTTTAAAGCATCGCTTAAATATGTTTATCGATGTCCTTGATGCAATTGATCCAGAAGATGCTGATTTAGAGGATATCGACCGTCTTATTTCATTTATTGATGAGCTCGAATCCAAATGCCGTGAATTTAATAATCGTGATTTAGACGAAGAATAG
- a CDS encoding YfkD family protein, which produces MLSFLPQTFAENEKGKPSQPKAQNVEQYHVPNSVKNIAKENTYPNPTQDMPLLQPSELTKKLLESTKVKIENPDLIRMLNESNINSTPFAIGYRAVIYLGQWPLNYESVETAPNWEYQKINTNYYDNRGGNQPYQTHYVQEAQKLIRGGLTTKIPNSEDVKKMMLLKAMEKTKLPLAFETVIGLGTKNDQIYNIPPKRLGYLYGFAPAVNEKGKVTYGEVYLMLKGNKKIIVIKNVTSQGVGAWIPIQDHVSFSFAAAERPR; this is translated from the coding sequence ATGCTTTCATTCTTACCTCAAACCTTTGCCGAAAATGAAAAAGGAAAGCCGAGTCAACCGAAAGCTCAAAACGTTGAACAATATCATGTTCCAAACTCAGTTAAAAATATTGCAAAGGAAAATACGTATCCGAATCCAACACAGGATATGCCACTATTACAGCCAAGTGAATTAACAAAAAAATTGCTTGAATCTACAAAGGTGAAAATTGAGAATCCGGATTTAATCCGTATGCTCAATGAGTCAAACATTAACAGCACACCATTTGCTATAGGATATCGAGCCGTTATTTACCTAGGTCAGTGGCCATTAAATTACGAGTCAGTCGAAACCGCTCCCAACTGGGAATATCAAAAAATCAATACAAACTATTACGACAACCGTGGTGGCAACCAGCCATATCAAACGCACTATGTACAGGAGGCACAGAAGCTCATTCGTGGCGGCCTCACTACAAAGATTCCAAATTCTGAGGATGTTAAAAAAATGATGCTGTTAAAGGCAATGGAAAAAACAAAACTTCCACTAGCATTTGAAACCGTAATCGGATTGGGTACTAAAAATGACCAAATCTACAACATCCCGCCGAAACGTCTAGGCTATTTGTATGGTTTCGCCCCAGCCGTTAATGAAAAGGGCAAAGTCACCTACGGCGAAGTCTATTTAATGCTCAAAGGCAATAAAAAGATTATCGTCATTAAAAACGTAACCTCTCAAGGGGTTGGTGCATGGATTCCGATCCAGGATCATGTATCGTTCAGCTTTGCTGCTGCTGAAAGACCGCGGTAA
- the cax gene encoding calcium/proton exchanger, whose amino-acid sequence MVNKIFMILTFVGVPLSVIGTLLHWPSILLFVIYCLTIIALASFMGRATESLAIVTGPRIGGLLNATFGNAVELIISIFALKAGLIGVVLASLTGSVLGNLLLVAGLSFFIGGLKFKRQKFNVYDARHNSGLLMFAVFVAFVIPEVFSLEMNEAKTINLSIGISVILIALYLSALFFKLVTHRGVYQHGDSGAEEHHEEEPEWSKGKAIAILALATVAVAYVSEKLVHTFESVAHSFGWTELFIGVIIVAIVGNAAEHASAVIMAFKNKMDIAVEIAVGSTLQVAMFVAPVLMLVSLFFPTQMPLVFTMPELVAMVSSVLLMVILSNDGETNWFEGLTLLAAYVIMGIGFYLL is encoded by the coding sequence ATGGTAAATAAAATCTTTATGATACTGACTTTTGTTGGTGTTCCTTTATCGGTTATCGGAACCCTTCTGCACTGGCCAAGTATCCTTCTATTTGTTATTTATTGCTTAACGATCATTGCCTTGGCAAGCTTTATGGGACGAGCAACCGAGAGTCTGGCGATTGTTACCGGACCGCGAATTGGCGGCTTGCTCAATGCCACCTTCGGAAATGCAGTTGAGCTCATCATCTCGATTTTTGCTTTAAAAGCTGGATTAATTGGCGTTGTCCTTGCTTCCTTAACCGGTTCGGTGCTCGGGAATTTACTTCTCGTTGCTGGTTTATCATTTTTTATTGGCGGCCTCAAATTTAAACGTCAGAAATTTAACGTTTATGATGCCAGACATAATTCTGGATTACTGATGTTTGCGGTGTTCGTAGCGTTTGTCATTCCTGAAGTTTTTTCACTAGAAATGAATGAAGCCAAAACAATTAACTTAAGTATTGGAATCTCTGTCATATTAATTGCACTTTATTTATCGGCACTATTTTTCAAGCTTGTTACACACCGCGGGGTTTATCAGCATGGTGATAGTGGGGCAGAAGAGCATCATGAAGAAGAACCAGAATGGAGCAAAGGTAAGGCGATTGCGATTTTGGCTTTAGCAACTGTTGCCGTTGCCTATGTTTCAGAAAAGCTTGTACATACATTTGAATCTGTTGCTCATTCATTTGGCTGGACTGAGCTATTCATCGGGGTTATCATCGTTGCGATTGTCGGAAATGCTGCCGAGCATGCTTCAGCGGTCATTATGGCGTTTAAAAATAAGATGGACATCGCGGTGGAAATTGCGGTTGGGTCAACATTACAGGTCGCAATGTTTGTTGCACCTGTGTTGATGCTTGTTTCTTTATTCTTTCCAACTCAAATGCCGCTCGTGTTCACGATGCCAGAGCTTGTCGCAATGGTATCATCGGTCTTGTTGATGGTTATTCTCTCAAACGATGGTGAAACAAACTGGTTTGAAGGCTTAACCTTACTTGCCGCCTATGTCATTATGGGCATCGGTTTTTATTTATTATAA
- a CDS encoding MFS transporter, with the protein MNINSQARFWILIGIVAISGYSQGMLLPLIAIIFEEAGVSSTLNGLNATALYLGVLFIAPFMEGLLRKLGYKPIILTGGLSVVISIALFPVWKSFWFWFILRLIIGIGDHMLHFGTQTWITYLSPAHKRGRNLSLYGLFFGLGFAVGPFMTRLVYVNEALPFIVSSILTLMAWGTVWLLKNEFPEQVGDNQSFFSVFKRFGKVFKYGWVAFLPPFGYGFLEASLNGNFPVYALRTGLGVSAVSFILPSFAIGGIIFQLPLGMLSDKFGRKHILTTIMLLGFGCFTIAGLLQDSVIGLTICFFIAGMLVGSTFSLGISYMADLLSRELLPAGNLMCGIFYSLGSISGPFIGGLTIQFLPNGAFFYVISTMLLLIFIAIAGFRPESNWQTKST; encoded by the coding sequence ATGAATATAAACTCACAAGCCCGTTTCTGGATTTTAATTGGGATCGTCGCTATTTCAGGCTATTCGCAAGGGATGCTTCTCCCGCTTATTGCGATTATTTTTGAAGAGGCAGGTGTTTCCTCAACCTTAAACGGCTTAAATGCTACTGCTCTTTATCTTGGTGTACTCTTTATTGCTCCCTTTATGGAGGGATTATTACGGAAGCTTGGTTATAAGCCAATCATTTTAACAGGCGGTCTATCTGTCGTTATTTCGATTGCATTATTTCCCGTTTGGAAATCGTTTTGGTTTTGGTTTATTTTGCGCTTAATTATTGGCATTGGCGATCATATGCTTCATTTTGGCACACAAACGTGGATCACATACCTTTCACCTGCCCATAAACGCGGCAGGAATTTATCTTTATACGGGTTATTTTTCGGACTTGGCTTTGCAGTTGGACCATTTATGACAAGGCTGGTATATGTAAATGAGGCCCTTCCGTTTATTGTGTCATCCATTCTTACCCTCATGGCTTGGGGTACGGTTTGGTTATTGAAAAATGAATTTCCTGAACAAGTGGGAGATAACCAATCGTTCTTTAGTGTTTTCAAGCGGTTTGGGAAGGTGTTTAAATATGGTTGGGTCGCCTTTCTTCCTCCTTTTGGGTATGGATTTTTGGAAGCGTCATTAAATGGGAATTTTCCTGTTTATGCACTTCGAACCGGGCTAGGTGTCAGTGCGGTTTCGTTCATTTTGCCTTCGTTTGCGATCGGCGGAATTATATTCCAATTACCACTCGGGATGCTGAGCGATAAATTTGGTCGTAAACATATTTTAACGACGATTATGCTGCTTGGGTTTGGCTGTTTTACGATCGCAGGGCTTCTGCAGGATTCAGTCATCGGACTAACGATTTGTTTCTTTATCGCGGGAATGCTTGTGGGCTCGACTTTCTCACTCGGAATTAGTTATATGGCTGATTTGTTATCAAGAGAATTACTTCCAGCCGGGAATTTAATGTGTGGGATTTTTTATAGCCTTGGCAGTATTAGCGGGCCCTTTATCGGAGGACTTACGATTCAGTTTTTGCCAAACGGAGCTTTTTTCTACGTCATTAGTACGATGTTATTGCTCATCTTTATTGCGATAGCAGGATTCCGGCCTGAAAGCAACTGGCAAACAAAATCAACCTAA
- a CDS encoding YihY/virulence factor BrkB family protein produces the protein MVSINTAIIKHLWLRIGRDDISGLSAQLAYFFLLSLFPLLIFLVTLLPYFSMTQEYLLSFIKDYAPGDTAVLIETSLSDILDKNGKLLSFGVIATLWSASNGIHAIVAAFNRAYDVLENRSFIVERGIAILLTIGMIMVIVVALLLPAFGRQIGYFLFSEFGFSEQFLKVWNALRWVFSSIFLFCVFTGLYWIAPNKRLTCLSAVPGAVFATVGWIVTSLAFSYYVGNFANYSATYGSIGAIIVLMIWFYLSGFIIILGGEINAFYTVRKDNC, from the coding sequence ATCGTGTCTATCAATACAGCGATCATCAAGCATTTGTGGCTGCGAATCGGAAGAGATGATATTTCAGGGTTGTCCGCACAATTAGCTTACTTTTTTTTGCTTTCGTTATTTCCGTTATTAATTTTTTTAGTGACATTGCTCCCTTATTTTTCAATGACCCAGGAATATTTGCTTAGCTTTATTAAGGACTATGCGCCAGGTGACACGGCGGTGTTAATTGAGACAAGCTTATCCGATATCCTGGACAAAAATGGGAAACTATTGTCCTTCGGGGTAATTGCTACCTTGTGGTCCGCATCAAATGGAATTCACGCCATCGTCGCTGCCTTTAATAGAGCATACGATGTCCTGGAAAACCGATCCTTTATCGTCGAAAGAGGGATTGCGATTTTGTTGACGATTGGGATGATAATGGTGATTGTTGTTGCCTTGCTTCTCCCGGCTTTTGGAAGGCAAATTGGTTATTTTCTTTTTTCCGAATTTGGATTCTCAGAGCAGTTTCTTAAAGTCTGGAATGCATTGCGTTGGGTTTTCAGTTCAATTTTTCTTTTCTGTGTGTTTACTGGACTGTACTGGATTGCCCCTAATAAAAGATTGACCTGCTTAAGTGCGGTTCCAGGAGCTGTTTTTGCTACCGTAGGCTGGATTGTAACATCGTTGGCATTTTCCTATTATGTTGGGAACTTTGCCAATTATTCTGCGACATACGGCAGTATTGGCGCGATTATTGTTTTGATGATTTGGTTTTATTTATCCGGATTTATCATTATTTTAGGCGGCGAAATCAATGCGTTTTACACAGTAAGAAAGGACAATTGCTAA
- a CDS encoding YtxH domain-containing protein, whose protein sequence is MGEARNFWKGIILGALAGGALSLLDKPTRNAVATNCKKATKNVAHMIQNPGEVVDKVKTTSEQVRQTIEQVSDDIFFIKEKVEELTEATPHVVNVVKETKDVFFDIKDTYTETEHNPQDKQS, encoded by the coding sequence ATGGGCGAAGCAAGGAACTTCTGGAAAGGTATTATTCTTGGGGCATTGGCGGGTGGAGCTTTAAGTCTGCTCGATAAGCCGACTCGGAATGCGGTGGCAACTAATTGCAAGAAGGCGACGAAGAATGTTGCTCATATGATTCAAAATCCAGGTGAAGTGGTTGACAAAGTAAAAACAACATCCGAGCAGGTCAGACAAACGATTGAGCAGGTTAGCGATGATATTTTCTTTATTAAAGAAAAGGTTGAGGAATTAACGGAGGCCACTCCACATGTTGTTAATGTGGTAAAAGAAACAAAGGATGTATTTTTCGATATCAAAGATACATATACTGAAACGGAGCATAATCCCCAAGACAAGCAAAGTTAA
- a CDS encoding DUF1128 domain-containing protein produces the protein MNLSQKSVENVEFMIEKIKEKLRVMNFGAIKPSHFDEEMYEELKDIYELVMKKENFSISEMQAIVEELGSLRK, from the coding sequence GTGAATTTATCCCAGAAGTCAGTTGAAAATGTAGAATTCATGATTGAGAAAATAAAAGAAAAATTGAGAGTAATGAACTTCGGTGCGATCAAACCATCCCATTTTGATGAGGAAATGTACGAGGAGCTCAAGGATATTTACGAATTAGTCATGAAAAAAGAAAATTTCAGTATTAGTGAAATGCAAGCAATCGTTGAGGAATTAGGAAGCCTCCGCAAATAA
- the map gene encoding type I methionyl aminopeptidase, translating to MIVLKSEREIAGMKKAGEILAACHKEIAKIIKPGITTWEIDQFVESFLKQKGATPEQKGYKGYQYATCASINDEICHGFPRKQPLNEGDIVTIDMVVNYNGSLADSAWSYGVGRLPDETAKLLHVTKMALYKGIEQARPGNRIGDIGHAIQTYAEGEGFSVVRNFIGHGIGAVIHEKPDVPHFGLPGKGGRIKEGMVFTIEPMINVGSYESKMDNNGWTARTIDGKYSAQYEHTIAITKAGPIILTEQED from the coding sequence ATGATTGTATTAAAATCTGAAAGGGAAATTGCAGGAATGAAAAAGGCTGGTGAAATTCTAGCTGCTTGCCATAAAGAAATTGCGAAGATCATTAAACCAGGGATTACAACGTGGGAAATTGATCAGTTCGTCGAAAGCTTTTTAAAGCAAAAAGGAGCAACTCCCGAGCAAAAGGGGTATAAAGGATATCAATATGCAACCTGTGCGAGCATCAATGATGAAATTTGCCATGGATTCCCACGAAAGCAACCATTAAACGAAGGGGATATCGTAACAATTGATATGGTAGTGAATTATAATGGCTCTCTAGCTGATTCTGCATGGTCTTACGGTGTTGGGAGGCTGCCAGATGAGACGGCCAAGCTCTTACATGTTACGAAGATGGCATTATATAAGGGAATTGAACAAGCAAGACCAGGGAATCGTATCGGTGATATCGGTCATGCCATTCAAACCTATGCAGAAGGCGAAGGATTTTCCGTTGTTCGTAACTTTATTGGGCATGGTATTGGGGCAGTTATTCATGAGAAGCCCGATGTTCCACATTTTGGACTTCCAGGTAAAGGTGGTCGGATAAAAGAAGGAATGGTATTCACGATTGAGCCTATGATTAATGTCGGAAGCTATGAATCGAAGATGGACAATAATGGCTGGACAGCACGGACCATTGACGGGAAGTATTCCGCACAATATGAACATACGATTGCGATTACGAAAGCTGGCCCAATCATCCTAACTGAGCAAGAAGACTAA
- a CDS encoding helix-turn-helix domain-containing protein gives MIGDRVKRLRLEKKMSLTELADQAGVAKSYLSSLERNLQSNPSIQFLEKIATVLGVSVDYFILNKQNTDQLDKDWIDLVKEAMDSGVTKDQFREYLEFNKWKINQNK, from the coding sequence ATGATAGGTGATCGAGTAAAAAGGCTTCGTCTTGAGAAGAAAATGTCACTAACAGAGCTTGCTGATCAAGCAGGTGTTGCGAAGTCTTATTTAAGTTCATTAGAACGCAATCTACAATCTAATCCCTCTATTCAATTCCTAGAAAAAATAGCAACCGTCCTTGGCGTATCTGTTGATTATTTTATCCTTAATAAACAAAACACTGATCAATTAGACAAGGATTGGATTGATTTAGTCAAAGAAGCAATGGATTCTGGTGTTACGAAAGACCAATTTCGTGAATACTTGGAATTTAACAAATGGAAAATTAACCAAAATAAATAA
- a CDS encoding anti-repressor SinI family protein, protein MTKHLLVNGELDVEWVQLIMEALEMGIEKDEIRTFLKEKSNN, encoded by the coding sequence ATGACAAAGCATTTATTAGTAAATGGTGAGTTGGATGTTGAATGGGTACAGCTAATAATGGAAGCGTTAGAGATGGGAATTGAAAAAGATGAAATTCGGACGTTTTTGAAGGAAAAAAGTAACAATTAA
- a CDS encoding DNA topoisomerase III encodes MAKSVVIAEKPSVARDIANVLKCSKKGNGFLEGDKFIVTWALGHLVTLADPEIYDNKYKTWNLEDLPMLPERMKLVVMKQTGKQFNSVKSQLTRSDVTEVIIATDAGREGELVARWIIEKANVKKPIKRLWISSVTDKAIKDGFANLKPGKAYENLYASAVARSEADWYIGLNATRALTTKFNAQLNCGRVQTPTVAMVAAREDEIKNFQAQTYYGIEAQTDSLKLTWQDANGNSRSFNKEKIDTVVKALGKKEATVVGIERKAKKSFAPALYDLTELQRDANKIFGYSAKETLNIMQKLYEQHKVLTYPRTDSRYISSDIVPTLAERLKACGVGEYRSLANKVLNKPIKTSKAFVDDSKVSDHHAIIPTEGYVNFSAFNDKERKIYDLVVKRFLAVFFPAYEYEQLTIQAKIGAENFIAKGKTVVHAGWKEVYENRFDDEETADDVKEQLLPRIEKGDVLKTKLIAQTSGQTKPPARFTEATLLSAMENPTKYMQTTSKELANTLKATGGLGTVATRADIIDKLFNSFLLEKRGGKDIYITSKGRQLLDLVPEELKSPATTALWEQKLEQIAKGKLKKDVFINEMKQHTKAIVAVIKASEKRYKHENISTKSCPDCGKPMLEVNGKKGKMLVCQDRECGHRKNVARVTNARCPQCKKKMELRGEGEGQLFTCKCGYREKLSSFQQRRQKESGGKVDKRSVQKYLKQQEKEAEPLNNPFADLLKGMKFDK; translated from the coding sequence ATGGCAAAAAGTGTTGTAATTGCTGAGAAGCCTTCTGTTGCACGGGATATAGCAAATGTGTTGAAGTGCTCAAAAAAAGGAAATGGATTTTTAGAAGGGGACAAATTTATCGTGACTTGGGCGTTGGGACATTTAGTTACACTAGCAGACCCGGAAATCTACGATAATAAATATAAAACTTGGAATCTTGAGGATTTGCCAATGCTTCCTGAGCGGATGAAGCTTGTTGTGATGAAACAAACAGGAAAGCAGTTTAACTCAGTAAAATCACAATTAACTCGGTCAGATGTAACAGAAGTTATTATCGCAACAGATGCAGGGAGAGAAGGAGAATTAGTCGCACGCTGGATCATTGAAAAGGCTAATGTTAAAAAGCCAATCAAGCGTCTATGGATTTCTTCTGTAACGGATAAGGCGATAAAAGATGGCTTCGCCAACCTAAAGCCAGGCAAGGCATATGAAAATTTATATGCATCAGCTGTTGCTCGTTCTGAGGCTGACTGGTATATCGGCTTGAATGCAACGCGTGCCTTAACAACAAAATTCAATGCCCAGCTGAACTGTGGTCGTGTCCAGACACCAACTGTGGCAATGGTGGCTGCACGTGAGGATGAGATTAAGAACTTTCAAGCGCAAACGTACTACGGGATTGAGGCGCAAACCGATAGCTTAAAGCTTACATGGCAGGATGCAAACGGTAATAGTCGCAGTTTTAACAAGGAAAAAATCGATACGGTTGTAAAAGCACTTGGCAAAAAGGAAGCCACAGTAGTCGGAATTGAACGGAAAGCAAAGAAATCCTTTGCACCAGCTCTGTACGACCTAACTGAGCTTCAACGTGATGCTAATAAAATCTTTGGTTACTCTGCAAAAGAAACTTTGAACATTATGCAAAAGCTATACGAGCAGCATAAAGTATTAACGTACCCACGGACCGATTCACGCTATATTTCGTCAGACATCGTGCCAACATTAGCAGAGCGGCTAAAGGCCTGTGGAGTAGGCGAGTACCGTAGCCTGGCAAATAAAGTTTTAAACAAGCCGATAAAAACTTCAAAAGCGTTTGTGGATGACAGCAAAGTTAGTGATCATCATGCCATTATTCCAACGGAAGGTTATGTGAACTTCTCTGCTTTTAACGATAAAGAGCGAAAAATTTACGATCTTGTTGTTAAACGGTTCCTAGCTGTTTTCTTTCCTGCCTATGAATATGAACAATTAACAATTCAAGCGAAAATTGGCGCCGAGAATTTTATTGCGAAGGGGAAAACAGTCGTTCATGCAGGCTGGAAAGAGGTATATGAAAACCGCTTTGATGATGAAGAAACAGCCGATGATGTGAAGGAACAGCTATTGCCTCGGATAGAAAAAGGGGACGTATTAAAAACAAAATTGATTGCACAAACATCAGGGCAGACAAAGCCTCCAGCCCGCTTCACAGAGGCTACTCTTTTATCAGCTATGGAAAATCCGACTAAGTATATGCAAACAACCAGTAAAGAGCTGGCCAACACGTTAAAAGCAACAGGTGGACTGGGGACAGTTGCGACTCGGGCTGATATTATTGATAAGCTATTTAACTCATTCCTCCTTGAAAAACGCGGTGGAAAAGACATTTACATTACATCAAAAGGGCGCCAGCTCCTTGATTTAGTACCAGAGGAGTTAAAATCTCCAGCTACCACTGCTTTATGGGAGCAAAAGCTCGAGCAAATTGCAAAAGGGAAGCTAAAGAAAGACGTATTTATCAATGAAATGAAGCAGCATACTAAAGCGATTGTGGCTGTTATTAAAGCAAGCGAGAAGCGTTACAAGCATGAAAATATATCAACAAAGTCATGTCCGGATTGTGGAAAACCAATGCTTGAAGTGAATGGCAAAAAGGGGAAAATGCTTGTTTGCCAGGACCGAGAATGCGGCCATCGAAAGAATGTAGCCCGTGTGACCAATGCCCGTTGTCCACAATGTAAAAAGAAAATGGAGCTACGTGGTGAAGGCGAAGGTCAGCTATTCACATGTAAATGTGGATATCGGGAAAAGCTCTCATCGTTCCAGCAGCGCCGCCAAAAAGAATCGGGTGGAAAAGTCGATAAACGGTCAGTTCAAAAATATTTAAAACAACAGGAAAAAGAAGCAGAGCCGCTTAACAATCCGTTTGCCGATTTATTAAAAGGAATGAAGTTTGATAAATAA